The proteins below come from a single Oerskovia jenensis genomic window:
- a CDS encoding ADP-ribosylglycohydrolase family protein — protein sequence MRLTWAQPEDLLAHELVQSTVEGKDVSAVVARWTAAGGDTVPAVSGAGPVPAPPALRALARELLDELDALPAAPAPTEPDGWAQIVALLPAPPALPTVPDDELARRVHGAWTGRSAGCLLGKPVEKIPRQGIEDILRATGRWPLDTWFTAVGLPEDVAARWPWNRRSAPTSLEENIDGMPEDDDLNYPILALALLEKHGAAFTTDDVAQLWLDNLPAGRVFTAERAAYRNIVDARPVPETATHHNPFREWIGALIRTDVLGWVAPGDVRTAAYLAWTDARLSHTRNGVYGALWAAALASASMVCASVEDVLDAAQTVLPPDSRIAEAVRLGREAGAEAGDVATGLDRIHAAYGDLHWVHVLNNAAVIAYALTKGAGDFGSSVSIAVTAGWDTDSAAATVGGVVGALLGTDGIGERWTAPLDGRIATSLPGGEQRIDDLAARTVALRLTGPVAAAHASGSLRATSTGSDA from the coding sequence CCAGCCCGAGGACCTGCTCGCGCACGAGCTCGTCCAGTCGACCGTCGAGGGCAAGGACGTGTCCGCCGTCGTCGCACGGTGGACCGCGGCGGGCGGCGACACGGTCCCGGCCGTGAGCGGCGCGGGCCCCGTGCCCGCGCCCCCGGCGCTGCGCGCCCTGGCCCGCGAGCTCCTCGACGAGCTCGACGCGCTGCCCGCGGCGCCCGCCCCGACCGAGCCCGACGGGTGGGCGCAGATCGTCGCGCTCCTCCCGGCACCCCCGGCGCTCCCCACGGTGCCCGACGACGAGCTCGCCCGCCGCGTGCACGGCGCCTGGACCGGGCGTTCGGCAGGGTGCCTGCTCGGCAAGCCCGTCGAGAAGATCCCGCGCCAGGGCATCGAGGACATCCTGCGGGCCACGGGCCGTTGGCCGCTCGACACCTGGTTCACGGCCGTCGGGCTCCCCGAGGACGTCGCGGCGCGCTGGCCCTGGAACCGGCGCAGCGCCCCGACCTCGCTCGAGGAGAACATCGACGGGATGCCCGAGGACGACGACCTCAACTACCCGATCCTCGCGCTCGCCCTGCTCGAGAAGCACGGCGCGGCCTTCACGACCGACGACGTCGCCCAGCTCTGGCTCGACAACCTCCCCGCGGGGCGCGTCTTCACCGCGGAGCGCGCGGCGTACCGCAACATCGTCGACGCGCGCCCCGTCCCGGAGACCGCGACCCACCACAACCCGTTCCGGGAGTGGATCGGTGCGCTCATCCGCACCGACGTCCTCGGGTGGGTCGCCCCGGGCGACGTCCGGACCGCCGCGTACCTCGCGTGGACCGACGCGCGGCTGAGCCACACGCGCAACGGCGTCTACGGCGCCCTGTGGGCCGCGGCCCTCGCGTCGGCGTCGATGGTCTGCGCGAGCGTCGAGGACGTGCTCGACGCGGCCCAGACCGTGCTGCCCCCGGACAGCCGGATCGCCGAGGCGGTCCGCCTGGGCCGCGAGGCGGGTGCGGAAGCAGGCGACGTCGCCACGGGTCTCGACCGGATCCACGCCGCGTACGGCGACCTGCACTGGGTCCACGTGCTCAACAACGCGGCCGTGATCGCGTACGCCCTGACCAAGGGTGCGGGGGACTTCGGGTCGAGCGTCTCGATCGCGGTCACCGCGGGCTGGGACACCGACTCCGCGGCAGCGACCGTGGGCGGCGTGGTCGGTGCGCTGCTCGGGACCGACGGGATCGGTGAGCGGTGGACCGCACCGCTCGACGGTCGCATCGCGACCTCGCTGCCCGGTGGGGAGCAGCGCATCGACGACCTCGCGGCGCGGACGGTGGCGCTGCGGCTCACGGGGCCGGTGGCTGCGGCCCACGCCTCCGGGAGCCTTCGTGCCACCAGCACGGGGTCCGACGCATGA
- a CDS encoding ribokinase: MSAHRHENGPRPGSVVVVGSANVDLVVDVPRHPGGGETILGGDLRRNPGGKGANQAVAAARAGGADTTFVGALGRDEPGDLLLASLDRGGVRTDLVERTTAPTGTALITVSPDGENAIVVAPGANSHVRIGPEQAERIGAADVVLAQLEIPLDVVLAAGAARRPGAVLALNAAPSRDLPDEMWAALDLLIVNEHEARDLAGEAAGPTGAAPTDPVDAAARLAATLLARVPAVVVTLGGAGCLVVRRGAEPVHVPAPRVDAVDTTGAGDTFCGVLAAALAGGSTLVDAARTASFAGALAVTRPGAQDAVPTADEVATFAHPEQQP, encoded by the coding sequence ATGAGCGCGCACCGGCACGAGAACGGCCCGCGCCCCGGGAGCGTCGTCGTCGTGGGCTCGGCCAACGTGGACCTCGTGGTCGACGTCCCGCGCCACCCCGGCGGCGGCGAGACGATCCTCGGTGGCGACCTGCGCCGCAACCCCGGCGGCAAGGGAGCGAACCAGGCCGTCGCCGCAGCACGCGCGGGGGGCGCCGACACGACCTTCGTCGGGGCCCTCGGCCGCGACGAGCCGGGCGACCTCCTGCTCGCCTCGCTCGATCGCGGGGGAGTGCGCACCGACCTCGTCGAGCGCACGACCGCCCCGACCGGCACGGCCCTCATCACGGTCTCGCCCGACGGCGAGAACGCGATCGTCGTCGCCCCGGGGGCGAACTCGCACGTGCGCATCGGCCCGGAGCAGGCCGAGCGGATCGGCGCTGCGGACGTCGTCCTGGCGCAGCTCGAGATCCCGCTCGACGTGGTCCTCGCCGCGGGCGCCGCGCGTCGACCGGGAGCCGTGCTCGCGCTCAACGCCGCGCCGTCGCGCGACCTGCCCGACGAGATGTGGGCCGCGCTCGACCTGCTGATCGTCAACGAGCACGAGGCCCGCGACCTCGCGGGGGAGGCCGCCGGTCCGACCGGGGCCGCCCCCACGGACCCCGTCGACGCCGCCGCGCGCCTCGCCGCGACCCTCCTGGCCCGGGTGCCCGCCGTCGTCGTGACCCTCGGCGGCGCGGGCTGCCTCGTCGTCCGGCGCGGTGCGGAACCCGTCCACGTCCCGGCCCCCCGCGTCGACGCGGTCGACACGACCGGCGCCGGCGACACCTTCTGCGGCGTGCTCGCCGCAGCCCTCGCGGGCGGGTCCACCCTCGTGGACGCCGCCCGGACCGCCTCGTTCGCGGGCGCCCTGGCCGTGACCCGGCCCGGGGCGCAGGACGCGGTGCCCACGGCCGACGAGGTCGCCACCTTCGCCCACCCGGAGCAGCAGCCATGA